In Scylla paramamosain isolate STU-SP2022 chromosome 19, ASM3559412v1, whole genome shotgun sequence, a single genomic region encodes these proteins:
- the LOC135109825 gene encoding uncharacterized protein LOC135109825 isoform X2 — MEESHTDYYGSLECLPLAPLRKKPPPYASRRQQEARRGSYLKGILSSSTGDLTQAGNKTRVVNKSPGKDARGRTKDRGDSGLPPVCGEERGASGDVSSASGDATHVLSQHRCQGSVLYGSEGRKCSDDTDYHISKPVREEYTRKYSNGGTEQHLKSTENSRDWHAIENKATEKHRHLDHKMQRERERAEEQNIEKKGRERQRDTGLRTERGRSRLDREGTGNKATERHRNQRGKEATENRDREKYRDLNSRERETPEQDNKTTDTHTNTNPKFTRERAKSEGNLSDSESLEREGTQMNTNSLKNYRQLAAIPDHTFVKWSRSKSLDDVTLNDGVDGDEGRCHVSSSGKVEYRKVDVCEYSDDGMKVRPALSVGKEGGVDRRGHAWSVGKMDVDARNGGNGRSYASLSSVGKGMGVDGKNYPSSSIVAKKVDVNGRNCALSVDKVDVDGRSGPSLVEKVDYRKVSVYAEEKPHSTTSSPTSLSSPLSSVTYSPKDNEEGAKVAAITDEEAGVFVATPIFLEGGSSSSSASPSPSPSPPPLLLQGSDVSRNKLDSTDTKGREEEEEGKAALSTLRREILHLTRLKEEIEQNLLRSQSVLKKEVTGLRQEHGALAATVEERERQLHSQQAEIQDLKGTIKQLQALVFTSDTETRLQRQASDLQELLREEKRHHLEETTQLRREVKLLSSQLREKDHQLEKYRSSPSLASWSGDGVMGRPTKEWKTSLPDVRGGKEVLALGAPVAERRKSFSGVSDSSGDGPASWAGSLEHSTARSSDDVFEASYIAPVRSYTSAESCRISERPQVAPGRSNISVKSSRISEQPPTDASMSKHTPVGSDMIVRSSRKSERSPTGPSRSHLLSLRDTMPGDTQSGDEQGRGLVKTTLYVELHDYSKSGAVKEVPRGSHRSGSDDSPSSETPGHIKTRGHTEEGQRGKYLSRGGLEEDQREKYRSDDNRPFSKIPASVKTRGGSEMRPSDRTRADVHNKFPTKTQPVVTKPSQPSTVSLRPSRPSASPPSPPQVTREAGGNLTSPARQEPPISRVSGAQDSRPKQKALEDTSEGLGSSWQDPRGSRGVVSVRTSWMYKPVTGEATGRGGGGGGGRGGASGGKRDVDVFRGEKKGVDACREERAGAQSGVSVGEAGRGTPGTSYISATLQCLFTVPLLREFFRGEFWQLRVQSEVVQAVADTFLAMESGTGEGRAVGRLHEAVGRRDKVFRLHQDPPAADLLSSLLAWLHHDLELQAHPQMSSVVSRLFHGLRESLIVCPRQGILSSALESFNFVTLSVPGEGAWSLQELLGQRFRPQDMAWECQPCRGRHPCSHKIHMLRPPQVLVLFLRSPPDVATRVLFPDAGLSLALHHQDTAAARSPEYQLVGVVNRQGGEGSSLYSAYCRRLEDGHWGLWREGQVAAVSRKEVLSKKGAHLLFYLQCQQDKGQSATHRATRGQVMGTRRAVGLSTCV, encoded by the exons ATGGAG GAGTCCCACACAGACTACTATGGGAGTCTGGAGTGCCTTCCCTTGGCCCCCTTGAGGAAGAAGCCGCCCCCGTATGCCAGCAGGAGGCAGCAGGAAGCCAGGAGGGGCAGCTACCTGAAGGGTATCCTGTCAAGCAGCACGGGGGACCTCACACAGGCTGGAAACAAGACAAGGGTGGTAAACAAAAGCCCAGGGAAGGATGCGAGGGGGAGGACTAAGGACAGGGGTGATTCCGGCCTTCCCCCGGTGTGTGGAGAGGAGCGTGGTGCCTCAGGGGATGTATCAAGTGCCTCTGGTGATGCCACACATGTCCTTTCACAGCACAGATGTCAGGGAAGTGTGCTGTATGGctcagagggaagaaaatgcagtGACGACACAGATTACCATATCTCAAAGCCAGTGAGAGAAGAATACACAAGGAAATACAGCAATGGAGGCACAGAACAACACCTTAAGAGCACAGAAAACAGCAGAGACTGGCATGCAATAGAGAACAAAGCCACAGAGAAACACAGACACTTGGACCACAAAatgcaaagggagagagagagagcagaagaacaaaacatagaaaagaaaggtagagagagacaaagagacacagGCTTGAGAACTGAAAGGGGAAGAAGCAGATTAGACAGAGAAGGCACAGGGAACAAAGCTACAGAGAGACACAGGAatcaaagagggaaagaggcaaCAGAgaacagagatagagagaagtaTAGAGACTTaaattctagagagagagagacaccagaacaagacaacaaaaccacagacacacacacaaacacaaaccccAAATTTACGAGGGAGAGAGCGAAATCCGAAGGGAACCTCTCCGACTCAGAATcgctggagagagaggggacgcaAATGAACACCAACAGTCTAAAGAACTACCGTCAACTGGCAGCCATTCCTGACCACACCTTTGTTAAGTGGTCCCGTAGTAAGAGCCTCGACGACGTGACACTTAATGATGGTGTAGATGGTGATGAGGGGAGGTGCCACGTGTCATCAAGTGGTAAGGTGGAGTATAGGAAGGTGGATGTTTGTGAATATAGTGACGATGGGATGAAGGTTAGGCCAGCATTGTctgtagggaaggaagggggtgtAGATAGGAGAGGCCATGCTTGGTCTGTAGGTAAAATGGATGTAGATGCCAGGAAtggtggaaatggaaggagttATGCATCATTATCTAGTGTGGGTAAGGGAATGGGTGTAGATGGGAAAAACTACCCATCATCATCTATTGTAGCCAAGAAAGTGGATGTAAATGGAAGAAATTGTGCATTGTCAGTGGATAAGGTGGATGTAGATGGGAGGAGTGGCCCATCTTTAGTGGAGAAGGTGGATTATAGAAAGGTGAGCGTCTATGCTGAGGAGAAGCCACACTCAACCACATCCTCGCCCACCTCCTTGTCTTCCCCGTTGTCATCTGTGACATATTCCCCCAAAGATAATGAG GAGGGGGCCAAGGTGGCTGCCATCACTGACGAAGAGGCAGGGGTGTTCGTGGCCACCCCAATCTTCCTGGAGGgtggttcttcctcttcttctgcctccccatccccctccccctcaccacccccGTTGTTACTGCAGGGAAGTGACGTCTCGAGAAATAAATTG GACTCCACAGACACaaagggcagggaggaggaggaggagggtaaggctGCTCTGTCCACCCTGCGGCGTGAGATCCTTCATCTGACACGcctgaaggaagagatagagcaAAACCTTCTCAGGAGCCAG TCAGTGTTGAAAAAGGAGGTAACAGGGCTGCGGCAGGAGCATGGGGCATTGGCAGCAACAGTGGAGGAGCGGGAGAGGCAACTACACTCCCAGCAGGCCGAGATACAAGACCTGAAGGGCACCATTAAACAGTTGCAGGCCCTTGTGTTCACCAGTGAcacagag acACGGCTGCAGCGGCAGGCCAGTGACCTGCAAGAGCTGCTACGGGAGGAGAAGCGGCACCACCTGGAGGAGACCACACAGCTGCGGCGGGAGGTGAAGCTGCTCTCCTCACAGTTGCGAGAGAAGGACCACCAGCTGGAGAAGTACCGGTCCTCCCCCTCCCTGGCCTCCTGGAGTggggatggggtgatggggcgGCCGACAAAGGAGTGGAAGACCTCGCTGCCtgatgtgaggggagggaaggaggtgctGGCACTTGGGGCGCCCGTGGCGGAGAGACGGAAGTCCTTCTCTGGTGTGAGTGATTCCTCAGGGGATGGCCCTGCCTCCTGGGCAGGGTCCCTCGAACACAGCACAGCTCGGAGCTCAGATGATGTGTTTGAGGCATCCTACATTGCTCCTGTGAGGTCTTACACATCAGCAGAGTCATGTAGGATATCTGAGAGGCCCCAAGTGGCTCCTGGGAGGTCTAACATATCAGTGAAGTCCTCTAGGATCTCTGAACAACCCCCCACAGATGCATCAATGTCAAAACACACACCTGTAGGATCGGACATGATAGTAAGATCTTCCAGGAAGTCTGAGAGGTCCCCTACAGGTCCCTCAAGGTCACATCTGCTGTCTTTGAGAGACACCATGCCAGGAGACACTCAGTCAGGGGATGAGCAAGGCAGGGGGCTGGTGAAGACAACATTGTATGTAGAACTTCATGATTACAGCAAGTCTGGGGCTGTGAAGGAAGTGCCAAGAGGGAGCCACAGGTCAGGAAGTGATGACAGCCCCTCCTCTGAGACCCCAGGCCATATCAAAACAAGAGGACACACagaagagggacagagagggaAGTATTTGTCAAGAGGGGGCTTAGAAGAGGACCAAAGGGAGAAATATAGATCAGATGATAACAGACCTTTCTCTAAGATCCCAGCCTCTGTCAAGACAAGAGGAGGCTCAGAAATGAGACCATCTGACCGTACGAGAGCAGATGTCCACAACAAATTCCCAACCAAAACTCAGCCTGTAGTCACCAAGCCATCCCAACCATCCACTGTATCACTACGCCCCTCCAGACCCTCCGCTTctccaccctcaccacctcagGTCACCAGGGAGGCAGGGGGCAATCTCACCAGCCCTGCCAGACAGGAGCCTCCCATATCCAGGGTCTCAGGGGCTCAGGACTCCAGACCTAAGCAGAAGGCTCTAGAGGACACTTCGGAGGGCCTGGGTAGCTCCTGGCAAGACCCTAGAGGCAGCAGAggtgtggtgagtgtgaggaCCTCCTGGATGTACAAGCCTGTCACTGGAGAAGCaacaggaaggggaggaggaggaggaggaggaagaggaggagcatcaggaggaaagagagatgtggatgtgtttagaggagaaaagaaaggtgtgGATGCTTGTAGAGAAGAGAGAGCTGGTGCACAGTCAGGAGTGAGTgttggtgaggcagggagaggcacaCCAGGCACCTCTTACATCAGTGCCACCCTCCAGTGCCTCTTCACAGTGCCACTGCTCCGTGAATTCTTCAGGGGTGAGTTTTGGCAGCTCAGGGTGCAGAGTGAGGTGGTGCAGGCTGTGGCTGACACATTCCTGGCCATGGAGAGTGGCACTGGTGAGGGGAGGGCTGTAGGGCGCCTGCATGAGGCTGTGGGACGGCGGGACAAGGTGTTCAGGCTGCATCAGGATCCCCCTGCTGCTGACCTGCTGTCCTCCCTCTTGGCATGGCTGCATCATGACCTGGAGCTTCAGGCACACCCACAAATGTCCTCGGTGGTGTCCCGGCTCTTCCACGGCCTGAGGGAATCCCTCATTGTGTGCCCCCGCCAGGGCATCCTGTCCTCAGCGCTGGAGTCCTTCAACTTTGTCACCCTATCCGTGCCAGGGGAGGGCGCCTGGAGCCTGCAGGAACTGCTGGGGCAGAGGTTCAGGCCACAGGACATGGCCTGGGAGTGCCAGCCATGTCGGGGACGGCACCCGTGCTCCCACAAGATCCACATGCTGCGGCCACCCCAGGTGCTGGTGCTGTTCTTGCGGTCCCCTCCTGATGTGGCAACCAGGGTGCTCTTCCCTGATGCtggcctctccctcgccctgcaCCACCAGGACACCGCCGCTGCAAG GTCTCCAGAGTACCAGCTGGTGGGCGTGGTGAACCGGCAGGGTGGTGAGGGCAGTAGTCTGTACTCAGCTTACTGCAGGAGGCTGGAGGATGGCCACTGGGGGCtgtggagggaggggcaggtggCGGCCGTATCCAGAAAGGAGGTCTTGTCCAAGAAAGGTGCCCATCTGCTGTTCTACCTCCAGTGCCAGCAGGATAAGGGCCAGAGCGCCACACATAGGGCCACACGAGGACAGGTGATGGGGACTAGGAGGGCTGTTGGCTTGAGTACCTGTGTGTAG
- the LOC135109825 gene encoding uncharacterized protein LOC135109825 isoform X1, translating into MEQESHTDYYGSLECLPLAPLRKKPPPYASRRQQEARRGSYLKGILSSSTGDLTQAGNKTRVVNKSPGKDARGRTKDRGDSGLPPVCGEERGASGDVSSASGDATHVLSQHRCQGSVLYGSEGRKCSDDTDYHISKPVREEYTRKYSNGGTEQHLKSTENSRDWHAIENKATEKHRHLDHKMQRERERAEEQNIEKKGRERQRDTGLRTERGRSRLDREGTGNKATERHRNQRGKEATENRDREKYRDLNSRERETPEQDNKTTDTHTNTNPKFTRERAKSEGNLSDSESLEREGTQMNTNSLKNYRQLAAIPDHTFVKWSRSKSLDDVTLNDGVDGDEGRCHVSSSGKVEYRKVDVCEYSDDGMKVRPALSVGKEGGVDRRGHAWSVGKMDVDARNGGNGRSYASLSSVGKGMGVDGKNYPSSSIVAKKVDVNGRNCALSVDKVDVDGRSGPSLVEKVDYRKVSVYAEEKPHSTTSSPTSLSSPLSSVTYSPKDNEEGAKVAAITDEEAGVFVATPIFLEGGSSSSSASPSPSPSPPPLLLQGSDVSRNKLDSTDTKGREEEEEGKAALSTLRREILHLTRLKEEIEQNLLRSQSVLKKEVTGLRQEHGALAATVEERERQLHSQQAEIQDLKGTIKQLQALVFTSDTETRLQRQASDLQELLREEKRHHLEETTQLRREVKLLSSQLREKDHQLEKYRSSPSLASWSGDGVMGRPTKEWKTSLPDVRGGKEVLALGAPVAERRKSFSGVSDSSGDGPASWAGSLEHSTARSSDDVFEASYIAPVRSYTSAESCRISERPQVAPGRSNISVKSSRISEQPPTDASMSKHTPVGSDMIVRSSRKSERSPTGPSRSHLLSLRDTMPGDTQSGDEQGRGLVKTTLYVELHDYSKSGAVKEVPRGSHRSGSDDSPSSETPGHIKTRGHTEEGQRGKYLSRGGLEEDQREKYRSDDNRPFSKIPASVKTRGGSEMRPSDRTRADVHNKFPTKTQPVVTKPSQPSTVSLRPSRPSASPPSPPQVTREAGGNLTSPARQEPPISRVSGAQDSRPKQKALEDTSEGLGSSWQDPRGSRGVVSVRTSWMYKPVTGEATGRGGGGGGGRGGASGGKRDVDVFRGEKKGVDACREERAGAQSGVSVGEAGRGTPGTSYISATLQCLFTVPLLREFFRGEFWQLRVQSEVVQAVADTFLAMESGTGEGRAVGRLHEAVGRRDKVFRLHQDPPAADLLSSLLAWLHHDLELQAHPQMSSVVSRLFHGLRESLIVCPRQGILSSALESFNFVTLSVPGEGAWSLQELLGQRFRPQDMAWECQPCRGRHPCSHKIHMLRPPQVLVLFLRSPPDVATRVLFPDAGLSLALHHQDTAAARSPEYQLVGVVNRQGGEGSSLYSAYCRRLEDGHWGLWREGQVAAVSRKEVLSKKGAHLLFYLQCQQDKGQSATHRATRGQVMGTRRAVGLSTCV; encoded by the exons ATGGAG CAGGAGTCCCACACAGACTACTATGGGAGTCTGGAGTGCCTTCCCTTGGCCCCCTTGAGGAAGAAGCCGCCCCCGTATGCCAGCAGGAGGCAGCAGGAAGCCAGGAGGGGCAGCTACCTGAAGGGTATCCTGTCAAGCAGCACGGGGGACCTCACACAGGCTGGAAACAAGACAAGGGTGGTAAACAAAAGCCCAGGGAAGGATGCGAGGGGGAGGACTAAGGACAGGGGTGATTCCGGCCTTCCCCCGGTGTGTGGAGAGGAGCGTGGTGCCTCAGGGGATGTATCAAGTGCCTCTGGTGATGCCACACATGTCCTTTCACAGCACAGATGTCAGGGAAGTGTGCTGTATGGctcagagggaagaaaatgcagtGACGACACAGATTACCATATCTCAAAGCCAGTGAGAGAAGAATACACAAGGAAATACAGCAATGGAGGCACAGAACAACACCTTAAGAGCACAGAAAACAGCAGAGACTGGCATGCAATAGAGAACAAAGCCACAGAGAAACACAGACACTTGGACCACAAAatgcaaagggagagagagagagcagaagaacaaaacatagaaaagaaaggtagagagagacaaagagacacagGCTTGAGAACTGAAAGGGGAAGAAGCAGATTAGACAGAGAAGGCACAGGGAACAAAGCTACAGAGAGACACAGGAatcaaagagggaaagaggcaaCAGAgaacagagatagagagaagtaTAGAGACTTaaattctagagagagagagacaccagaacaagacaacaaaaccacagacacacacacaaacacaaaccccAAATTTACGAGGGAGAGAGCGAAATCCGAAGGGAACCTCTCCGACTCAGAATcgctggagagagaggggacgcaAATGAACACCAACAGTCTAAAGAACTACCGTCAACTGGCAGCCATTCCTGACCACACCTTTGTTAAGTGGTCCCGTAGTAAGAGCCTCGACGACGTGACACTTAATGATGGTGTAGATGGTGATGAGGGGAGGTGCCACGTGTCATCAAGTGGTAAGGTGGAGTATAGGAAGGTGGATGTTTGTGAATATAGTGACGATGGGATGAAGGTTAGGCCAGCATTGTctgtagggaaggaagggggtgtAGATAGGAGAGGCCATGCTTGGTCTGTAGGTAAAATGGATGTAGATGCCAGGAAtggtggaaatggaaggagttATGCATCATTATCTAGTGTGGGTAAGGGAATGGGTGTAGATGGGAAAAACTACCCATCATCATCTATTGTAGCCAAGAAAGTGGATGTAAATGGAAGAAATTGTGCATTGTCAGTGGATAAGGTGGATGTAGATGGGAGGAGTGGCCCATCTTTAGTGGAGAAGGTGGATTATAGAAAGGTGAGCGTCTATGCTGAGGAGAAGCCACACTCAACCACATCCTCGCCCACCTCCTTGTCTTCCCCGTTGTCATCTGTGACATATTCCCCCAAAGATAATGAG GAGGGGGCCAAGGTGGCTGCCATCACTGACGAAGAGGCAGGGGTGTTCGTGGCCACCCCAATCTTCCTGGAGGgtggttcttcctcttcttctgcctccccatccccctccccctcaccacccccGTTGTTACTGCAGGGAAGTGACGTCTCGAGAAATAAATTG GACTCCACAGACACaaagggcagggaggaggaggaggagggtaaggctGCTCTGTCCACCCTGCGGCGTGAGATCCTTCATCTGACACGcctgaaggaagagatagagcaAAACCTTCTCAGGAGCCAG TCAGTGTTGAAAAAGGAGGTAACAGGGCTGCGGCAGGAGCATGGGGCATTGGCAGCAACAGTGGAGGAGCGGGAGAGGCAACTACACTCCCAGCAGGCCGAGATACAAGACCTGAAGGGCACCATTAAACAGTTGCAGGCCCTTGTGTTCACCAGTGAcacagag acACGGCTGCAGCGGCAGGCCAGTGACCTGCAAGAGCTGCTACGGGAGGAGAAGCGGCACCACCTGGAGGAGACCACACAGCTGCGGCGGGAGGTGAAGCTGCTCTCCTCACAGTTGCGAGAGAAGGACCACCAGCTGGAGAAGTACCGGTCCTCCCCCTCCCTGGCCTCCTGGAGTggggatggggtgatggggcgGCCGACAAAGGAGTGGAAGACCTCGCTGCCtgatgtgaggggagggaaggaggtgctGGCACTTGGGGCGCCCGTGGCGGAGAGACGGAAGTCCTTCTCTGGTGTGAGTGATTCCTCAGGGGATGGCCCTGCCTCCTGGGCAGGGTCCCTCGAACACAGCACAGCTCGGAGCTCAGATGATGTGTTTGAGGCATCCTACATTGCTCCTGTGAGGTCTTACACATCAGCAGAGTCATGTAGGATATCTGAGAGGCCCCAAGTGGCTCCTGGGAGGTCTAACATATCAGTGAAGTCCTCTAGGATCTCTGAACAACCCCCCACAGATGCATCAATGTCAAAACACACACCTGTAGGATCGGACATGATAGTAAGATCTTCCAGGAAGTCTGAGAGGTCCCCTACAGGTCCCTCAAGGTCACATCTGCTGTCTTTGAGAGACACCATGCCAGGAGACACTCAGTCAGGGGATGAGCAAGGCAGGGGGCTGGTGAAGACAACATTGTATGTAGAACTTCATGATTACAGCAAGTCTGGGGCTGTGAAGGAAGTGCCAAGAGGGAGCCACAGGTCAGGAAGTGATGACAGCCCCTCCTCTGAGACCCCAGGCCATATCAAAACAAGAGGACACACagaagagggacagagagggaAGTATTTGTCAAGAGGGGGCTTAGAAGAGGACCAAAGGGAGAAATATAGATCAGATGATAACAGACCTTTCTCTAAGATCCCAGCCTCTGTCAAGACAAGAGGAGGCTCAGAAATGAGACCATCTGACCGTACGAGAGCAGATGTCCACAACAAATTCCCAACCAAAACTCAGCCTGTAGTCACCAAGCCATCCCAACCATCCACTGTATCACTACGCCCCTCCAGACCCTCCGCTTctccaccctcaccacctcagGTCACCAGGGAGGCAGGGGGCAATCTCACCAGCCCTGCCAGACAGGAGCCTCCCATATCCAGGGTCTCAGGGGCTCAGGACTCCAGACCTAAGCAGAAGGCTCTAGAGGACACTTCGGAGGGCCTGGGTAGCTCCTGGCAAGACCCTAGAGGCAGCAGAggtgtggtgagtgtgaggaCCTCCTGGATGTACAAGCCTGTCACTGGAGAAGCaacaggaaggggaggaggaggaggaggaggaagaggaggagcatcaggaggaaagagagatgtggatgtgtttagaggagaaaagaaaggtgtgGATGCTTGTAGAGAAGAGAGAGCTGGTGCACAGTCAGGAGTGAGTgttggtgaggcagggagaggcacaCCAGGCACCTCTTACATCAGTGCCACCCTCCAGTGCCTCTTCACAGTGCCACTGCTCCGTGAATTCTTCAGGGGTGAGTTTTGGCAGCTCAGGGTGCAGAGTGAGGTGGTGCAGGCTGTGGCTGACACATTCCTGGCCATGGAGAGTGGCACTGGTGAGGGGAGGGCTGTAGGGCGCCTGCATGAGGCTGTGGGACGGCGGGACAAGGTGTTCAGGCTGCATCAGGATCCCCCTGCTGCTGACCTGCTGTCCTCCCTCTTGGCATGGCTGCATCATGACCTGGAGCTTCAGGCACACCCACAAATGTCCTCGGTGGTGTCCCGGCTCTTCCACGGCCTGAGGGAATCCCTCATTGTGTGCCCCCGCCAGGGCATCCTGTCCTCAGCGCTGGAGTCCTTCAACTTTGTCACCCTATCCGTGCCAGGGGAGGGCGCCTGGAGCCTGCAGGAACTGCTGGGGCAGAGGTTCAGGCCACAGGACATGGCCTGGGAGTGCCAGCCATGTCGGGGACGGCACCCGTGCTCCCACAAGATCCACATGCTGCGGCCACCCCAGGTGCTGGTGCTGTTCTTGCGGTCCCCTCCTGATGTGGCAACCAGGGTGCTCTTCCCTGATGCtggcctctccctcgccctgcaCCACCAGGACACCGCCGCTGCAAG GTCTCCAGAGTACCAGCTGGTGGGCGTGGTGAACCGGCAGGGTGGTGAGGGCAGTAGTCTGTACTCAGCTTACTGCAGGAGGCTGGAGGATGGCCACTGGGGGCtgtggagggaggggcaggtggCGGCCGTATCCAGAAAGGAGGTCTTGTCCAAGAAAGGTGCCCATCTGCTGTTCTACCTCCAGTGCCAGCAGGATAAGGGCCAGAGCGCCACACATAGGGCCACACGAGGACAGGTGATGGGGACTAGGAGGGCTGTTGGCTTGAGTACCTGTGTGTAG